Proteins encoded together in one Psychrobacter sp. 28M-43 window:
- a CDS encoding globin domain-containing protein, with the protein MASPKTLEIVTATVPVLEEHGVAITTVFYKNMFNEHPELLDIFNETNQKLGRQQTALATTVLAAAKHLDKLATLLPQVTQISHKHRALQILPEHYPIVGKHLIGAIKEVLGEAATDDIIDAWTEAYDEIASVFIQIEHGMYEEAMWQGFAPFKVTEKVAAAIDIAAFTVVPVDNSENKTGDDLANAQDIDLSKLTLTAGQYITVKTDPKDSDHIALRHYSLYSASTDTGIQFAVRRDNRNAHHGLVSNYMHDQLEVGDTVLLSAPAGDFALNQDLVQQNDIPLVLMSAGVGVTPVLSMLAAQVLANPKRPIIWVYACQNTAHHAFSDQVNKLLEQAESVEKHIFYFESGQILDETWLATLPKPADIYVCGSMPFMESMIDGLVALDHGVDSVHYEPFGPKMSLGG; encoded by the coding sequence ATGGCCTCACCAAAAACGTTAGAAATTGTCACCGCAACTGTTCCTGTACTCGAAGAGCATGGCGTTGCGATTACCACTGTGTTTTATAAAAATATGTTTAATGAGCATCCTGAGCTGTTAGATATTTTTAATGAGACCAATCAAAAATTGGGAAGACAGCAGACGGCGCTAGCGACGACAGTATTAGCCGCTGCCAAGCACTTAGACAAACTGGCTACGCTATTGCCACAAGTGACCCAGATTAGCCACAAGCATAGAGCCTTACAGATATTGCCTGAGCATTATCCTATCGTCGGCAAGCATTTAATTGGGGCGATAAAAGAAGTATTGGGTGAAGCGGCTACCGATGACATTATTGACGCTTGGACAGAAGCCTATGATGAGATCGCTTCGGTATTTATCCAGATTGAACATGGTATGTATGAAGAAGCAATGTGGCAGGGGTTTGCACCTTTTAAAGTGACCGAAAAGGTAGCGGCTGCTATAGATATCGCAGCCTTTACCGTAGTACCAGTCGATAATAGTGAGAACAAAACAGGTGATGATTTAGCAAACGCTCAAGATATTGATTTAAGCAAGTTAACCTTAACTGCTGGTCAATATATCACAGTAAAAACAGACCCAAAAGACAGCGACCATATAGCCTTGCGCCATTATTCTTTGTACTCTGCTAGTACCGATACAGGCATTCAGTTTGCGGTTCGACGTGACAACCGTAATGCGCATCATGGGCTGGTCTCTAACTATATGCATGATCAACTAGAAGTCGGTGATACGGTTTTATTATCGGCACCAGCTGGTGACTTTGCGCTCAATCAAGATTTGGTACAGCAAAATGATATTCCATTGGTGTTGATGAGTGCAGGAGTCGGGGTGACGCCTGTACTGTCTATGCTAGCGGCGCAAGTATTAGCCAATCCTAAACGTCCTATTATTTGGGTTTATGCATGTCAAAATACCGCCCATCATGCTTTTTCTGATCAAGTTAATAAACTACTCGAACAAGCTGAGAGTGTAGAAAAACATATCTTTTACTTTGAGTCTGGGCAGATATTAGATGAGACATGGCTTGCTACTTTGCCTAAGCCTGCCGATATCTATGTGTGCGGCTCGATGCCGTTTATGGAGAGCATGATTGACGGGTTAGTAGCATTAGATCATGGTGTCGATAGTGTCCACTACGAACCGTTTGGTCCTAAGATGAGCTTGGGTGGTTAA
- a CDS encoding IclR family transcriptional regulator: MTKPLSTATPLLERMRATMNQNKEENDRQFVTALGRGLIILAAFEHHERLTHQQLCQMTELPKATITRLIHTLTTLGFLRVTEHGQYQLGSSAVRLSATAWSRHDMVAAAEPLLRQFASENEVSVNLATEVEGEMRYHACCRSPARLSVNLQVGSAVSVARTAIGRAFYAASTQARQAVIISNLQENLSIEEYNDAQTALANAAEHYEKYGYTVSDGDFSTDILAVAVGVYDVATGQYAYSLNASVPSANWEADEYAAMIVPKLQALAERIGSAT; this comes from the coding sequence ATGACAAAACCCTTATCAACAGCTACTCCACTACTCGAACGAATGCGTGCAACAATGAATCAAAACAAGGAAGAGAACGACCGACAGTTTGTAACTGCGTTGGGGAGAGGACTGATTATACTGGCAGCTTTTGAGCACCATGAGCGGCTCACCCATCAGCAGCTATGTCAGATGACTGAACTGCCAAAAGCAACCATTACTCGCCTGATTCATACTTTAACCACGCTTGGTTTTTTACGTGTCACTGAGCACGGACAGTATCAATTGGGCAGTAGCGCTGTGCGTCTCAGTGCGACCGCATGGAGCCGCCATGATATGGTGGCAGCAGCTGAACCATTATTACGTCAGTTCGCTAGTGAAAACGAAGTTTCAGTGAATTTGGCAACCGAAGTCGAAGGAGAAATGCGTTATCACGCCTGCTGCCGTAGTCCTGCTCGTCTATCGGTCAACTTACAGGTTGGCTCCGCTGTATCTGTCGCACGCACTGCTATCGGGCGTGCTTTTTATGCGGCAAGTACGCAAGCGAGACAAGCGGTCATCATTAGTAATCTCCAAGAGAATTTATCCATTGAAGAATATAACGATGCACAAACTGCTCTAGCCAACGCGGCAGAGCATTATGAAAAATACGGCTATACCGTGTCTGATGGAGACTTCTCTACTGACATATTGGCAGTCGCGGTTGGGGTATATGATGTCGCAACAGGACAATATGCTTATTCGCTTAATGCCAGTGTACCAAGTGCCAACTGGGAAGCGGATGAGTATGCTGCGATGATAGTGCCTAAGTTGCAGGCATTGGCGGAGCGGATTGGGAGTGCTACATAA
- a CDS encoding histone deacetylase family protein, translating to MKIYSHENLSLHRPLLYFSYGKMHEPLEVPERMVEFLKAPVALGLEVTTATDVGIAPILAVHDFGYVEFLKNGYDEWMAVEEDLGAQVQTGIYVPYDNPGIGIMAKAAKYQADDSAPISEHSWTSIYWSAQTALNAAEALLNDDASDIECADSRIQLCFSRPPGHHARKSAAGGFCYLNNAAIIAEHLRQKYAKIAIIDTDMHHGQGIQEIFYDRKDVLYTSVHGDPVNFYPAVTGHAFEKGIGEGEGYNINFPMPHGTDEAGFFEYIDKSIEAVALFDPDVIVHVLGFDVYENDPEARCAVSTEGFKILAQKMKALNKPLIVLLEGGYYIQKLNDNLQAFLLGLMDENSNNGSSI from the coding sequence ATGAAAATATACAGCCATGAAAACCTAAGTCTGCATAGACCGTTACTTTATTTTTCCTATGGGAAAATGCATGAACCGTTAGAAGTGCCAGAGCGTATGGTCGAGTTTTTAAAAGCGCCAGTGGCTTTGGGTCTAGAGGTCACTACTGCTACCGATGTTGGCATCGCACCAATATTGGCGGTTCATGACTTTGGTTATGTTGAGTTTCTCAAAAATGGCTATGACGAGTGGATGGCGGTTGAGGAAGATTTGGGTGCGCAGGTACAGACGGGAATTTATGTGCCGTATGATAACCCCGGTATAGGCATCATGGCAAAAGCGGCGAAGTATCAAGCGGATGACAGTGCGCCCATCAGTGAGCATTCTTGGACCTCTATCTATTGGTCTGCGCAAACTGCACTCAACGCAGCTGAAGCCCTGCTAAACGATGATGCATCAGACATCGAGTGTGCCGACAGTCGTATACAGCTTTGCTTTTCACGGCCGCCTGGTCATCACGCGCGTAAGAGCGCTGCGGGTGGGTTTTGCTATCTGAATAATGCTGCCATCATCGCCGAACATCTACGGCAGAAATACGCAAAAATCGCCATTATCGACACTGACATGCATCACGGACAAGGTATCCAAGAAATATTCTACGACCGTAAAGACGTGCTCTATACCTCGGTACATGGTGACCCCGTTAATTTTTATCCAGCAGTGACAGGGCATGCGTTTGAAAAAGGCATAGGCGAAGGTGAGGGCTACAATATCAATTTCCCGATGCCACATGGTACTGATGAAGCAGGTTTCTTTGAATATATTGATAAATCTATTGAGGCGGTGGCGTTATTTGATCCTGATGTGATAGTTCACGTACTGGGCTTTGATGTCTACGAAAACGATCCAGAAGCAAGATGTGCTGTTAGTACAGAAGGGTTTAAAATATTGGCACAAAAAATGAAAGCGCTAAACAAGCCATTGATCGTCTTATTGGAAGGTGGTTATTACATTCAAAAGCTCAATGATAATCTACAAGCATTCCTATTAGGACTGATGGACGAGAACAGCAATAACGGCAGTAGTATTTAA
- a CDS encoding acyl-CoA dehydrogenase, with protein sequence MATSTSPRFDWEDPFLLRDQLTEEERMVTDSARQFFQKELMPGIIEANRNENFDRNIMRQMGEMGLLGVTIEGYGCAGLSSVAYGLIAKEVEAVDSGYRSAMSVQSSLVMHPIWAYGTEEQRERYLPKLASGEYVGCFGLTEPDSGSDPSSMSTRARAVDGGYELTGNKMWITNSPIADVFVVWAKDDAGEIRGFVLDKGMKGLSAPKIEGKFSLRASVTGEIVMDKVFVPEANAFPDIRGLKGPFGCLNKARYGIAWGSMGAAEFCWKAARQYTLDRKQFGRPLAATQLVQLKLANMQTEITLGLQAALRVGRLMDEDNAAPEMISLIKRNNCGKALDIARIARDMHGGNGISDEFHIIRHVMNLEAVNTYEGTHDIHALILGRAQTGIQAFF encoded by the coding sequence ATGGCAACATCTACTAGCCCACGCTTTGATTGGGAAGATCCTTTTTTACTACGTGACCAGCTCACTGAAGAAGAGCGCATGGTCACCGACAGCGCCCGTCAGTTTTTTCAAAAAGAGTTGATGCCTGGCATTATTGAGGCCAATCGCAATGAGAATTTCGATCGTAATATCATGCGTCAAATGGGTGAAATGGGTCTGCTTGGTGTCACGATTGAAGGCTATGGCTGTGCTGGTCTATCAAGTGTCGCCTATGGTCTGATCGCCAAGGAAGTGGAAGCCGTTGACTCGGGCTACCGTTCAGCGATGAGCGTGCAGTCAAGCTTGGTTATGCATCCTATTTGGGCGTATGGTACAGAAGAGCAAAGAGAGCGTTATTTGCCAAAGCTTGCTTCGGGTGAGTATGTCGGCTGCTTTGGTCTGACTGAGCCAGATTCAGGATCTGATCCTTCATCGATGTCTACTCGTGCGCGCGCTGTGGATGGCGGTTACGAGTTGACCGGTAACAAAATGTGGATCACCAACAGTCCTATCGCTGACGTGTTTGTGGTTTGGGCAAAAGATGATGCTGGCGAGATTCGCGGTTTTGTTTTAGACAAAGGCATGAAAGGATTATCTGCACCGAAAATCGAAGGCAAGTTTTCACTACGTGCATCAGTCACGGGTGAGATCGTCATGGACAAAGTATTCGTCCCTGAAGCTAATGCTTTTCCAGATATCCGTGGTCTAAAAGGGCCCTTTGGCTGCTTGAACAAAGCCCGTTATGGTATCGCATGGGGTTCGATGGGTGCGGCTGAGTTCTGCTGGAAAGCTGCTCGTCAGTACACGCTCGATCGTAAGCAGTTTGGTCGTCCGCTAGCGGCAACGCAGTTGGTACAGCTAAAGCTGGCTAATATGCAGACAGAAATCACCTTAGGTCTACAAGCGGCGCTACGTGTCGGTCGTTTGATGGATGAAGACAATGCAGCGCCTGAAATGATCTCACTTATTAAGCGTAATAACTGCGGCAAGGCGCTTGATATCGCTCGCATCGCTCGTGACATGCATGGCGGTAACGGTATCTCTGATGAGTTCCATATTATCCGTCACGTGATGAACTTGGAAGCCGTCAATACTTACGAGGGTACACATGATATTCATGCGCTTATCCTAGGCCGTGCACAGACAGGCATTCAAGCGTTCTTCTAA
- a CDS encoding phosphodiester glycosidase family protein gives MPSSIFTLSLPTIVLALGLSACQQTNPDAASSDTDSWSCQTEDTPFTYSVCRVDATALASERYSLQLFWQSSDNNKPLLTFDTLLATLPNHESLNFAMNAGMYNENYAPIGYTVIEGKELKSLNTKEGGGNFHLLPNGVMWWDKAGNVQITESNALNEQISSGDMQPWYATQSGPMLVINDEIHPQFNPDSSSIKLRNGAGVCRDGSIQLVNSDEPVTFYQFAELFKDELGCSNALFLDGGIASALYAPSIDKQDKKEMGVMIGLVENKE, from the coding sequence ATGCCAAGTTCTATTTTTACCTTATCCCTACCAACGATAGTGCTTGCGCTAGGCCTTAGTGCCTGCCAGCAGACAAATCCTGACGCAGCTAGCAGCGACACCGATAGCTGGTCATGTCAGACTGAAGACACACCTTTTACTTATAGCGTTTGCCGAGTGGATGCTACCGCGTTAGCGAGCGAGCGTTATTCATTACAACTGTTTTGGCAATCCTCTGATAACAATAAGCCTCTGCTAACCTTTGATACGTTATTGGCCACATTACCGAACCATGAGAGTCTCAACTTTGCGATGAATGCAGGCATGTATAATGAAAACTATGCGCCGATTGGATATACCGTCATCGAAGGCAAAGAACTCAAATCGCTAAATACAAAAGAAGGTGGCGGTAATTTTCATCTATTACCTAATGGGGTTATGTGGTGGGACAAAGCTGGCAACGTGCAAATCACCGAAAGTAATGCGTTAAATGAGCAGATAAGCAGTGGTGATATGCAGCCTTGGTATGCGACGCAATCTGGCCCTATGCTGGTCATCAATGACGAGATACATCCACAGTTCAATCCTGATAGCAGCTCAATCAAACTGCGTAATGGTGCAGGTGTTTGCCGTGATGGCAGTATACAGCTCGTTAATAGCGATGAGCCTGTGACATTCTATCAGTTTGCAGAGCTATTTAAGGATGAGCTGGGTTGTTCAAATGCGCTGTTTTTAGACGGTGGTATTGCCTCAGCTTTGTATGCGCCCAGTATCGATAAGCAAGACAAAAAAGAGATGGGAGTGATGATTGGATTGGTTGAAAATAAAGAGTAA
- a CDS encoding vWA domain-containing protein, translating to MFIKLFYTLRTYGVPVSTRELLDLNAALDKGLMMQSHPEDPALTTFASREDMYRLIRLCMVKDERHFDKFDRAMADYFEGVDSLDMDELLAKLTDVPKEWLDLKLDPKNLTEEQRRLLKKYGSLEELMKVLEERLKEQKERHQGGSKWVGTGGTSPFGAYGDHPEGVRVGGESRKRSAAKVWEQRKYRNLDDDNQLSTRQIQMALRNLRQFARTGSADELDIHETIKRTAKKGVLDIHMQAERRNRVKVLMLFDVGGSMDIHVEALEKLFSAAKNEFKTLEFFYFHNCLYDYVWKDNNRRHSAPMPTFELLNKYGREYRVIFVGDASMSPYELMTVGGSVEYMNNEAGIVWLKRVLEHFDKVTWLNPENPSYWQYTQTIVEIKKLFENKMYPMTLHGVEEMTQYMAR from the coding sequence ATTCTATACTTTGCGTACTTATGGCGTGCCAGTCAGTACGCGCGAGCTGCTCGATCTCAATGCCGCGTTAGATAAAGGGCTGATGATGCAATCGCATCCTGAAGATCCAGCACTGACTACTTTTGCTAGCCGCGAAGATATGTATCGGCTGATTCGACTGTGCATGGTCAAAGATGAGCGCCATTTTGATAAGTTCGATCGGGCCATGGCGGATTATTTTGAAGGTGTTGATAGTCTCGATATGGATGAGCTATTAGCCAAGCTGACGGACGTGCCCAAAGAGTGGCTAGATCTAAAGCTCGATCCAAAGAATCTAACGGAAGAGCAAAGACGCCTACTAAAAAAGTACGGCTCGCTTGAAGAGCTGATGAAGGTGTTAGAAGAACGGTTAAAAGAGCAAAAAGAACGTCATCAAGGTGGCAGTAAATGGGTAGGAACGGGCGGCACTTCGCCATTTGGTGCCTATGGCGATCATCCAGAAGGCGTACGTGTCGGTGGTGAGTCTCGCAAACGTAGCGCAGCAAAAGTCTGGGAGCAACGCAAATATCGCAATCTCGATGACGATAATCAGCTCAGTACTCGCCAAATTCAAATGGCACTACGCAATCTGCGTCAGTTTGCGCGGACAGGCAGTGCTGACGAGCTTGATATTCATGAGACGATTAAGCGCACGGCAAAAAAGGGTGTGCTCGATATACATATGCAGGCAGAGCGCCGTAACCGTGTCAAAGTGTTGATGCTGTTTGATGTGGGCGGCAGTATGGATATCCATGTCGAAGCGCTCGAAAAACTATTTTCTGCGGCAAAAAATGAATTCAAAACCTTAGAGTTCTTTTATTTTCATAACTGTTTGTATGACTATGTGTGGAAGGACAACAATCGTCGCCATAGCGCACCGATGCCAACGTTTGAGCTACTCAATAAATATGGCCGTGAGTATCGCGTCATTTTCGTCGGTGATGCATCGATGTCGCCTTATGAGCTGATGACAGTAGGCGGCAGCGTAGAGTATATGAATAATGAAGCGGGCATTGTATGGCTGAAGCGTGTACTTGAGCATTTTGATAAAGTAACTTGGCTCAATCCTGAAAACCCGTCGTATTGGCAATATACACAGACCATCGTTGAAATTAAAAAGCTATTCGAAAATAAAATGTACCCGATGACGCTACATGGTGTTGAAGAAATGACTCAATATATGGCGCGGTAA
- a CDS encoding FMN-binding glutamate synthase family protein translates to MPESRTNLNPEPKTSSPYLIGLLLRYSTFGAAILILLAGLLLVSWWLIVIGGLAVALGIYDLVQSKHAILSNYPVAGHIRYVLEDFRPEIRQYLLEDDKEQVPFSRQQRALVYQRAKNVSDTNAFGTLDNLYTHGKEWFLQSTISAPLENKDFRIMVGGERCQQPHDMSVFNISAMSFGSLSANAIMALNQGAKLGGFTHDTGEGAISPYHRKFGGDLIWELGTGYFGCRDNDGNFDPQSFAEKAVDPQVKMIEIKLSQGAKPGKGGVLPSSKITQEIADTRQVPTGQDCISPSSHTAFSTPRELVAFWQQLRDLSGGKPVGFKLCIGQPWQFMAIVKAMVETDNYPDFIVIDGAEGGTGAAPVEFMDNVGMPMVEGFLLVHNTLVGAGIRDKIKLGVSGKIVSGFDIARMIALGADWCNSARGFMFAVGCIQSRSCHTNTCPTGVATQDPYRQKALDVPSKAERVASFHKNTLKSLASIVGAVGLQHPSQLQPYHIARRLDDGQIKLLSKFFYFADKGALLDHSARADVFNQMWVMANPDSFLANNDALIAYNKDSRDKGKETGAPTEHSTGYNSEHLTNLTDGGRLIGNVNNTIRDFPPTSD, encoded by the coding sequence ATGCCTGAATCTCGTACCAATCTAAACCCTGAACCAAAAACCAGCTCGCCATATTTGATCGGATTATTACTTCGCTATAGCACGTTTGGCGCGGCGATTTTAATTCTATTGGCGGGTTTATTATTGGTAAGTTGGTGGCTGATTGTGATCGGTGGTTTGGCTGTGGCGCTTGGTATTTATGATTTGGTTCAGTCCAAGCACGCGATACTGAGCAACTACCCTGTCGCTGGACATATTCGCTATGTATTGGAGGACTTTCGCCCTGAGATTCGCCAGTACTTGCTTGAGGACGATAAAGAACAAGTGCCGTTTTCACGCCAGCAGCGTGCGCTAGTCTATCAACGTGCTAAGAACGTCAGTGACACCAACGCCTTTGGTACGCTAGATAATTTATATACTCATGGTAAAGAGTGGTTTTTGCAATCTACCATCAGTGCACCACTAGAAAACAAAGATTTTCGTATTATGGTAGGCGGTGAGCGTTGTCAGCAGCCACACGATATGTCGGTGTTTAATATCTCTGCGATGAGCTTTGGCAGCCTGTCAGCGAACGCTATCATGGCACTCAATCAAGGCGCAAAATTAGGCGGTTTTACTCATGACACGGGCGAAGGCGCGATCAGCCCTTATCATCGCAAGTTTGGTGGTGATTTGATTTGGGAGTTGGGTACAGGCTACTTTGGTTGCCGTGATAATGATGGTAACTTTGATCCACAGTCTTTCGCTGAAAAAGCTGTCGATCCCCAAGTTAAAATGATTGAAATCAAGCTTTCACAAGGTGCCAAGCCTGGTAAAGGTGGCGTCCTTCCCTCTAGCAAAATCACCCAAGAGATTGCAGATACTCGTCAAGTGCCGACGGGTCAAGATTGTATCTCGCCCTCCTCGCACACTGCATTTAGCACCCCGCGCGAGCTTGTCGCCTTTTGGCAGCAGCTACGCGACCTATCGGGCGGCAAGCCAGTTGGCTTTAAGCTATGTATTGGTCAGCCATGGCAGTTTATGGCGATTGTCAAAGCGATGGTAGAGACGGATAACTATCCTGATTTTATCGTTATCGATGGTGCAGAAGGCGGCACAGGTGCAGCGCCAGTCGAGTTTATGGACAATGTCGGCATGCCGATGGTCGAAGGGTTTTTGTTGGTACATAATACCTTGGTCGGTGCAGGCATCCGTGACAAAATTAAGCTTGGCGTCAGTGGCAAGATCGTATCAGGCTTCGATATTGCGCGCATGATTGCGCTAGGTGCCGATTGGTGTAACTCGGCACGTGGCTTTATGTTTGCGGTTGGCTGCATTCAGTCGCGCTCTTGTCATACCAACACTTGCCCGACAGGTGTGGCAACCCAAGATCCGTATCGTCAAAAGGCGCTCGATGTTCCTAGTAAGGCTGAGCGTGTTGCAAGTTTCCACAAAAACACGCTAAAATCGCTTGCCAGTATCGTAGGCGCGGTCGGTTTACAGCATCCTAGCCAATTACAGCCGTATCATATCGCACGCCGTCTAGATGATGGGCAGATTAAGCTGTTATCCAAGTTTTTCTATTTTGCTGATAAAGGCGCATTGCTCGATCATAGTGCCCGTGCCGATGTATTTAACCAGATGTGGGTCATGGCAAACCCTGATAGCTTCTTAGCCAATAATGACGCACTCATTGCTTATAACAAAGACTCGCGTGATAAGGGCAAAGAAACTGGTGCGCCAACAGAACACAGCACTGGATATAATTCTGAGCATTTGACTAACCTTACCGATGGTGGGCGATTAATTGGTAATGTGAATAACACAATCCGCGACTTCCCGCCTACTAGCGACTGA
- a CDS encoding CaiB/BaiF CoA transferase family protein, translating to MIDMANMPKGALHGIKVLDLSRVLAGPSCTQVLADLGAEVIKVERPHIGDETRHWAPPTFSDDTSAYYATINRNKKSLTVDITTAKGQDIIKQLIADSDILVENFKVGGLKKYGLDYDSLKQDNPRLIYASLTGFGQTGPDAKRPGYDYIIQGLSGLMSITGPSDGEPHKVGVAVVDLFAGLQLTIGIQAALLARQNTGVGQHVDVALLDSALAMLANVGMNHLASDKIPPRLGNQHPNIVPYQVFAGQGEQHFILACGNDSQFAKLCDVLAVDWHTDERFTTNPQRVANRELLCGELTKHFAKQPRTYWLEVLDQAGIPCGAIHNVAEALAMPQAQARNMVVNFAEQGSPVRALGNPIKLSASPVTYRTPPPKLSEHTDSTLAGLGYDSEMIAKLKADGIV from the coding sequence ATGATTGATATGGCTAATATGCCAAAGGGCGCATTGCATGGCATCAAAGTGCTCGATTTATCGAGAGTGCTGGCTGGCCCTTCTTGTACGCAAGTGTTAGCTGATCTTGGTGCCGAAGTCATCAAGGTTGAGCGTCCGCATATCGGTGATGAAACGCGTCATTGGGCACCGCCAACATTCAGCGATGATACCTCCGCTTATTACGCTACGATTAACCGCAATAAAAAATCACTGACGGTAGATATCACTACGGCTAAAGGACAAGACATCATTAAGCAGCTAATTGCTGACAGTGATATTTTGGTTGAGAACTTTAAAGTCGGTGGTCTGAAAAAATACGGCTTGGATTATGACAGCTTAAAACAAGACAATCCGCGTCTGATTTATGCGTCATTGACAGGGTTTGGGCAGACAGGTCCCGATGCCAAACGCCCTGGTTACGATTATATTATCCAAGGTCTGTCAGGTCTGATGAGTATCACGGGTCCAAGCGATGGCGAACCGCATAAAGTGGGTGTGGCAGTCGTCGATTTGTTTGCAGGTTTGCAGCTAACGATTGGTATTCAGGCGGCACTATTGGCGCGTCAAAATACGGGTGTTGGTCAACATGTCGATGTGGCGTTGCTCGACAGTGCACTGGCTATGCTGGCCAATGTCGGCATGAATCATTTGGCCTCCGATAAGATACCGCCAAGACTGGGCAATCAGCACCCCAATATCGTACCTTACCAAGTATTTGCAGGTCAGGGTGAGCAGCACTTTATCTTAGCCTGTGGTAATGACAGTCAGTTCGCCAAACTGTGTGACGTGCTCGCAGTTGATTGGCATACCGATGAGCGCTTTACAACCAACCCACAACGCGTTGCCAATCGCGAATTGCTGTGCGGTGAGCTGACTAAGCATTTTGCCAAGCAACCACGCACTTATTGGCTAGAGGTTTTAGATCAAGCAGGTATTCCATGCGGCGCCATTCATAATGTGGCTGAAGCCTTGGCCATGCCGCAAGCGCAAGCGAGGAATATGGTTGTTAATTTCGCGGAGCAAGGCAGTCCAGTACGTGCACTTGGTAACCCTATCAAATTGTCCGCATCACCTGTCACTTATCGTACGCCACCACCGAAGTTAAGCGAACATACCGATAGTACGCTTGCTGGTTTGGGCTATGATAGTGAGATGATCGCTAAGCTAAAAGCCGATGGAATTGTTTAG